The Dysidea avara chromosome 13, odDysAvar1.4, whole genome shotgun sequence genome includes a region encoding these proteins:
- the LOC136242631 gene encoding transcription elongation factor A protein 1-like isoform X1: MGSEHEIIRVGKELDKVVQHDPMNEEMALDLLRALQSLPMNLDLLQKSRIGMSTNVLRKKSQSPEVTVIAKKLIKSWKKLLPSNGKEATTPEERPEPAPRLPTPPPPPSYTPSTPTDMPNTPDINTLPNGGSGSEPTTPTAVLKPPQFAADISGIAREPPTGDAIRDKCRVMLCTALKKGRSEVSPSDEIKFNNLAAYIEDNIFKEHRDTGIKYKSRVRSRVSNLGDLKNPTLREKVICGDFPPARIATMATEEMASDNMKKLRNEMTKEAIRDAQLAQVTGTKSDLLKCSKCKKRNCSYTQAQTRSADEPMTTFAYCNDCGYRWKFC; the protein is encoded by the exons ATGGGCTCCGAACACGAGATCATTAGGGTCGGGAAAGAGTTGGATAAAGTCGTTCAACATGATCCTATG AATGAAGAGATGGCGCTGGACTTATTACGCGCCCTCCAGTCACTACCAATGAACCTGGACTTGTTACAG AAGTCACGTATTGGAATGTCCACTAATGTGTTGAGGAAGAAATCACAAAGTCCTGAAGTGACTGTCATTGCTAAGAAACTGATCAAGTCATGGAAGAAATTGCTACCAA GTAATGGTAAAGAGGCAACCACTCCTGAGGAAAGACCAGAGCCAGCACCACGACTACCGACCCCTCCACCCCCTCCTAGCTACACCCCTTCCACGCCCACAGACATGCCCAACACACCAGACATCAATACACTGCCCAATGGAGGGAGTGGCTCAGAGCCAACCACACCCACTGCTGTACTGAAGCCACCTCAGTTTGCAGCTGACATCAGCGGAATTGCTAGGGAGCCTCCAACAGGGGATGCCATTAGGGACAAATGCCGTGTTATGTTGTGTACAGCTCTGAAGAAAGGTCGTAGTGAAG TGTCACCATCTGACGAGATCAAGTTTAACAACCTTGCTGCATACATTGAAGACA ACATCTTCAAGGAACACAGGGACACTGGCATTAAGTACAAGAGTAGAGTTCGTAGTAGGGTTAGTAACCTTGGTGACTTGAAGAATCCTACATTACGCGAAAAAGTCATTTGTGGTGATTTTCCTCCAGCTAGGATTGCTACCATGGCAACAGAG GAGATGGCTAGTGACAACATGAAAAAGTTACGTAATGAGATGACCAAGGAGGCAATAAGAGATGCACAACTAGCTCAAGTCACTGGCACGAAGAGTGACCTACTAAAATGTTCCAAATGTAAGAAGAGGAACTGCAGCTACACACAG GCACAGACACGTAGTGCTGATGAACCAATGACAACGTTTGCTTATTGTAATGATTGTGGATATAGGTGGAAG TTTTGCTGA
- the LOC136242631 gene encoding transcription elongation factor A protein 1-like isoform X2 gives MALDLLRALQSLPMNLDLLQKSRIGMSTNVLRKKSQSPEVTVIAKKLIKSWKKLLPSNGKEATTPEERPEPAPRLPTPPPPPSYTPSTPTDMPNTPDINTLPNGGSGSEPTTPTAVLKPPQFAADISGIAREPPTGDAIRDKCRVMLCTALKKGRSEVSPSDEIKFNNLAAYIEDNIFKEHRDTGIKYKSRVRSRVSNLGDLKNPTLREKVICGDFPPARIATMATEEMASDNMKKLRNEMTKEAIRDAQLAQVTGTKSDLLKCSKCKKRNCSYTQAQTRSADEPMTTFAYCNDCGYRWKFC, from the exons ATGGCGCTGGACTTATTACGCGCCCTCCAGTCACTACCAATGAACCTGGACTTGTTACAG AAGTCACGTATTGGAATGTCCACTAATGTGTTGAGGAAGAAATCACAAAGTCCTGAAGTGACTGTCATTGCTAAGAAACTGATCAAGTCATGGAAGAAATTGCTACCAA GTAATGGTAAAGAGGCAACCACTCCTGAGGAAAGACCAGAGCCAGCACCACGACTACCGACCCCTCCACCCCCTCCTAGCTACACCCCTTCCACGCCCACAGACATGCCCAACACACCAGACATCAATACACTGCCCAATGGAGGGAGTGGCTCAGAGCCAACCACACCCACTGCTGTACTGAAGCCACCTCAGTTTGCAGCTGACATCAGCGGAATTGCTAGGGAGCCTCCAACAGGGGATGCCATTAGGGACAAATGCCGTGTTATGTTGTGTACAGCTCTGAAGAAAGGTCGTAGTGAAG TGTCACCATCTGACGAGATCAAGTTTAACAACCTTGCTGCATACATTGAAGACA ACATCTTCAAGGAACACAGGGACACTGGCATTAAGTACAAGAGTAGAGTTCGTAGTAGGGTTAGTAACCTTGGTGACTTGAAGAATCCTACATTACGCGAAAAAGTCATTTGTGGTGATTTTCCTCCAGCTAGGATTGCTACCATGGCAACAGAG GAGATGGCTAGTGACAACATGAAAAAGTTACGTAATGAGATGACCAAGGAGGCAATAAGAGATGCACAACTAGCTCAAGTCACTGGCACGAAGAGTGACCTACTAAAATGTTCCAAATGTAAGAAGAGGAACTGCAGCTACACACAG GCACAGACACGTAGTGCTGATGAACCAATGACAACGTTTGCTTATTGTAATGATTGTGGATATAGGTGGAAG TTTTGCTGA